One window of Nicotiana tomentosiformis chromosome 11, ASM39032v3, whole genome shotgun sequence genomic DNA carries:
- the LOC104110291 gene encoding uncharacterized protein gives MKLIQEQLKIAQSRQKSYTDIRRRDLEFREGDYVFLKVSPMKGIMRFGRKGKLSPSYIGPYSILERIGLVAYRLGLPPELSSLHPVFHVSMKKYFHYPSHVIDRHDREFNDTLSYEEVPVDVIDMQVRRLRTKDVASVKVMWSNHLVEKATWEQEEAMKEKYPYLFEFWRSVAHLGLKWRKSNFWRF, from the coding sequence ATGAAACTGATTCAAGAACAGCTTAAAATAGCTCAAAGCCGACAAAAGTCATACACAGATATTAGACGCCGCGATCTTGAGTTTAGAGAAGGTGATTATGTATTTTTAAAGGTGTCTCcaatgaagggcattatgaggtttggtaGAAAAGGGAAGCTTAGCCCGAGTTATATAGGGCCTTATTCAATTCTTGAAAGGATTGGGCTTGTGGCGTATCGTCTAGGTTTACCTCCAGAGTTATCTTCActacatccagtgtttcatgtgtccatgaaaaaatattttcactaTCCGAGTCATGTAATTGATAGGCATGACAGAGAGTTTAATGATACTCTGTCATATGAGGAGGTCCCTGTAGATGTAATAGACATGCAAGTTCGTAGACTTCGAACTAAAGATGTTGCTTCGGTGAAAGTAATGTGGAGCAACCATTTAGTTGAGAAAGCTACATGGGAGCAAGAGGAAGCCATGAAGGAAAAGTATCCCTATTTGTTCgagttttggaggtctgtagctcatttaggcttgaaatggcgaaagtcgaatttttggagattttga